A stretch of the Papaver somniferum cultivar HN1 chromosome 6, ASM357369v1, whole genome shotgun sequence genome encodes the following:
- the LOC113290244 gene encoding polyphenol oxidase, chloroplastic-like, which translates to MHFNIQSKAMASSLSSLASISTTSTRSPSACSTFSQRKSSSQISVVREHKLNHFKVIKCRANKDRGKDANENGFIDRRNMLIGLGGLYGATTTAGFGAGREAMAAPIAPPDLSKCGPANLPAGAAPINCCPPPNTKIVDFELPSSSTPLRVRPAAHLVDDEYIAKYTKAYELMRALPDDDPRSFKQQANVHCAYCDGAYDQAGFPNLEIQVHNSWLFFPFHRYYLYFHERILGSLIGDPTFALPFWNWDSPAGMQMPSMYANPGSSLYDKLRDAKHQPDFLLDLNYNLVDPNLPAQQQYTSNLTTMYRQMVSGAKTATLFLGTPYRAGGQANPGAGTLENVPHGTVHLWTGDRTQPNVENMGNFYSAARDPIFFAHHSNVDRMWTVWKSLGGNRKDFTDPDFLNAAYLFYDENKQLVRVTNKDCLQQENLRYKYQDVEIPWLQSKPVTPKRRAAEKKAAKKQAASKTGFPIVLDKTVQVLVKRPKTKSRSKKEKEDKEEILVISGIELDRSAIVKFDVFINDEDETGPESSEFAGSFTNVPHKHGKKNKKIKTCLKLGITEVLEDLEAEDDEDIVVTIVPKDSGRAKEVVTIEGIEIEFGS; encoded by the exons ATGCACTTCAATATTCAAAGCAAAGCCATggcatcatctctttcttctcTTGCTTCCATTTCTACTACTTCTACAAGGTCTCCCTCTGCATGCTCTACTTTCTCCCAAAGAAAATCCTCATCACAGATCTCTGTTGTCAGAGAACACAAACTCAACCATTTTAAGGTTATCAAATGTAGAGCTAATAAGGATCGGGGCAAAGATGCAAATGAAAATGGTTTTATTGATAGAAGAAATATGCTTATTGGTTTAGGAGGTTTATATGGTGCAACAACAACAGCTGGGTTCGGTGCTGGCCGTGAGGCTATGGCAGCTCCAATTGCTCCACCGGATTTATCAAAATGTGGTCCAGCAAATCTCCCTGCTGGTGCTGCACCAATTAATTGTTGCCCGCCACCGAACACAAAAATCGTTGATTTTGAGCTCCCATCTTCTTCTACTCCACTCAGGGTTCGTCCAGCTGCGCATTTAGTTGATGATGAGTATATTGCTAAATATACGAAAGCTTATGAACTCATGAGAGCTCTTCCAGACGACGATCCACGTAGTTTTAAGCAACAAGCTAATGTCCACTGTGCTTACTGTGATGGTGCATATGATCAGGCTGGGTTCCCTAATTTGGAAATTCAAGTCCACAATTCATGGCTCTTCTTTCCATTCCATAGATATTATCTTTACTTCCATGAGAGAATCTTGGGTAGCTTGATTGGTGATCCAACTTTTGCTTTGCCGTTCTGGAACTGGGATTCTCCCGCAGGCATGCAGATGCCTTCTATGTACGCAAACCCAGGTTCTTCTCTTTATGACAAACTTCGTGACGCTAAGCATCAACCGGATTTTCTATTGGATCTTAACTACAATCTTGTCGATCCTAATCTCCCTGCACAACAACAGTATACTAGTAATCTTACTACTATGTATCGTCAGATGGTATCTGGTGCAAAGACTGCAACACTTTTCCTCGGAACTCCGTATCGAGCCGGTGGACAAGCAAATCCTGGTGCTGGAACACTTGAGAATGTTCCACACGGCACTGTTCATTTGTGGACTGGAGACCGAACACAACCTAATGTCGAAAACATGGGTAACTTCTATTCTGCAGCAAGGGACCCTATATTTTTCGCTCATCATTCCAATGTTGATCGAATGTGGACTGTATGGAAAAGTTTGGGAGGAAACAGGAAGGATTTCACTGATCCTGATTTCTTGAACGCAGCCTATCTTTTCTATGATGAGAACAAGCAGCTTGTCAGAGTCACG aATAAAGATTGTTTGCAGCAAGAGAATCTAAGGTACAAGTATCAAGATGTGGAAATTCCATGGTTGCAATCGAAACCCGTAACTCCTAAAAGAAGGGCAGCAGAGAAGAAAGCAGCAAAGAAGCAGGCGGCAAGCAAGACAGGGTTCCCTATAGTACTGGACAAGACCGTTCAAGTTTTGGTTAAGAGGCCAAAGACAAAATCAAGaagcaagaaagaaaaagaagacaaagaagagatattgGTTATAAGCGGCATTGAACTTGATAGAAGTGCCATTGTGAAATTCGACGTCTTTATTAACGACGAAGATGAGACCGGTCCCGAATCGAGTGAATTTGCTGGTAGTTTCACTAATGTGCCACATAAACATgggaaaaagaataagaaaatcaaGACTTGTTTGAAGTTGGGAATAACTGAAGTTCTTGAAGATTTAGaagctgaagatgatgaagatattgtTGTTACGATAGTACCAAAGGATTCAGGAAGAGCAAAAGAAGTTGTTACTATTGAAGGCATCGAAATTGAGTTTGGTtcttaa
- the LOC113290246 gene encoding vacuolar protein sorting-associated protein 53 A-like isoform X2 — protein sequence MDKSGALEYINQMFPTEASLPGVEPLIQKIQSEISRVDAGILTAVRQQSNSGTKAKEDLAAATSAVQELMHKIREIKTKAEQSETVVQEICRDIKKLDFAKKHITTTITALHRLTMLVSAVEQLQVMASKRQYKEAAAQLEAVNQLCSHFEAYRDVPKINELREKFKNIKQILKSHVFSDFSSLGTGKETEEANLLQQLSDACLVVDALEPSVREELVKNFCSRELTSYRQIFEGAELAKLDKAERRYAWIKRRLRTNDEIWKIFPSSWHVAYLLCIQFCKLTRTQLEDILDNLKEKPDVGTLLLALQRTIEFEDELAEKFSGGTWNREAGNDVEDVNKGESNNQAVIDIRKKYEKKLASHQGSGSEEKDGHKDLSVPGAGFNFRGIISSCFEPHLIGYVELEEKTLMETLEKLVQDETWDTEEGSQTNILSSSMQVFLIIRRSLKRCSALTKNQTLFNLFKVFQRILRTYATKLFARLPKGGVGIVAAATGTDGQIKTSDRDERVICYIVNTAEYCHKTSGELAENVAKIIDSQYADKVDMSDVQGEFSTVITRALLTLVQGLETKFDAEMAAMTRVPWGTLESVGDQSEYVNSINLILNSSIPVLGSLLTPIYFQFFLDKLAASLGPRFYLNIYKCKHISETGAQQMLLDTQAVKTILLDIPSLGRTTTSASSYSKFVSREMSKAEALLKVILSPVDSVSDTYRALLPEGTPSEFQRILELKGLKKADQQSILDDFNKNRSGVTQPSVVVQSVVPAAPTSPAVVAAAAAAAGNAISTMGIASREDVLTRAAALGRGAATTGFKRFIALTEAAKDRKDGPFRKLFSP from the exons ATGGATAAGTCAGGTGCACTGGAGTACATCAACCAGATGTTCCCTACAG AAGCATCTTTACCTGGAGTGGAGCCACTTATTCAAAAGATTCAGAGTGAGATTAGTCGTGTTGATGCAGGGATACTGACTGCagttcgccaacag AGCAATTCTGGTACTAAAGCCAAAGAAGATCTTGCTGCAGCTACAAGTGCTGTTCAG GAACTCATGCATAAGATCCGAGAAATAAAAACCAAGGCCGAGCAAAGTGAAACCGTGGTTCAAGAAATTTGTCGTGACATCAAAAAGCTGGATTTTGCAAAGAAGCACATAACAACTACAATCACTGCTCTTCATCGACTTACAATGCTCG TCTCAGCTGTTGAGCAGCTTCAAGTAATGGCTTCAAAGCGGCAATACAAGGAAGCAGCGGCTCAGTTGGAG GCGGTAAACCAGTTATGCAGTCATTTTGAGGCCTATAGAGATGTTCCGAAGATTAATGAGCTTAGAGAAAAGTTCAAAAACATCAAACAAATACTCAAATCTCATGTATTCTCGGATTTCTCAAG CTTAGGTACAGGGAAAGAGACAGAGGAAGCCAATTTATTGCAACAATTATCTGATGCTTGCTTAGTTGTTGATGCTTTGGAGCCTTCTGTAAGGGAAGAATTGGTGAAAAACTTTTGCAGTAGGGAGCTTACTTCATACCGTCAGATCTTTGAAGGAGCTG AATTAGCCAAGTTGGATAAAGCTGAACGGAGATATGCATGGATCAAACGGCGTTTGCGAACAAATGACGAAATTTGGAAGatctttccttcttcttggcaTGTTGCGTACTTGCTTTGTATCCAGTTTTGTAAATTGACAAG AACACAACTTGAGGACATACTCGATAATCTCAAAGAAAAGCCCGATGTTGGAACTCTGTTGTTG GCATTACAAAGGACGATTGAGTTTGAGGATGAGTTGGCTGAAAAATTCAGTGGAGGCACTTGGAATAGGGAAGCTGGGAATGATGTTGAGGATGTAAATAAAGGAGAGAGTAATAACCAAGCTGTAATAGACATTCGAAAGAAGTACGAAAAGAAGCTTGCTTCACATCAAGGGAGTGGTTCAGAG GAAAAGGATGGCCATAAAGACTTATCGGTTCCTGGAGCTGGA TTCAACTTCCGAGGGATTATCTCATCTTGCTTTGAACCTCACCTGATTGGATATGTCGAACTGGAGGAGAAAACACTAATGGAGACCCTGGAAAAACTTGTTCAG GATGAAACTTGGGATACGGAGGAGGGAAGTCAGACAAACATTTTATCAAGTAGCATGCAG GTGTTTCTGATAATCAGGAGAAGCTTGAAAAGATGCAGTGCATTGACGAAGAACCAAACGTTGTTTAATCTGTTTAAG GTGTTCCAAAGGATTCTTAGAACATATGCCACTAAACTTTTCGCAAGATTACCAAAAGGTGGAGTGGGGATAGTGGCAGCCGCTACTGGTACTGATGGGCAGATCAAG ACTTCTGACAGGGATGAAAGGGTGATTTGCTATATAGTGAATACTGCAGAATATTGCCATAAAACG TCTGGTGAACTAGCTGAAAACGTGGCAAAAATCATTGATTCTCAGTATGCAGATAAGGTGGATATGTCGGATGTGCAG GGTGAATTCTCAACAGTAATAACTAGAGCGTTGCTGACGTTAGTGCAAGGTTTAGAAACCAAATTTGATGCTGAAATGGCTGCGATGACACGTGTTCCATGGGGTACACTTGAAAGTGTTGGTGACCAATCAGA GTATGTCAATAGCATAAATTTGATTCTTAATAGCAGCATTCCTGTGCTCGGAAGTTTGTTAACTCCCATTTACTTCCAGTTTTTCTTAGACAAG CTTGCAGCTTCTTTGGGTCCACGCTTCTACCTCAACATTTACAAGTGCAAACACATATCGGAGACCGGAGCACAACAG ATGCTGCTGGATACTCAGGCTGTAAAGACAATCCTTTTGGATATTCCTTCTTTGGGAAGAACT ACAACAAGTGCCTCTAGCTACTCAAAATTCGTTAGTCGTGAGATGAGCAAAGCTGAAGCACTGTTGAAG GTTATTCTATCTCCTGTTGATTCTGTCAGCGATACTTACAGAGCTCTGCTTCCAGAGGGAACACCTTCAGAATTTCAAAGAATTCTCGAGCTTAAG GGCCTGAAGAAAGCAGATCAGCAAAGTATACTGGACGACTTCAATAAGAACAGATCCGGGGTTACCCAACCATCGGTTGTTGTTCAGTCAGTTGTGCCGGCAGCACCGACatcccctgctgttgttgctgcagcagcagcagcagctggtaATGCAATCTCAACCATGGGTATTGCTTCTCGTGAGGATGTGTTAACTCGAGCAGCTGCACTTGGAAGAGGTGCTGCAACAACTGGTTTCAAAAGATTCATTGCCCTAACAGAGGCAGCCAAGGATAGGAAAGATGGGCCTTTCCGCAAGCTTTTTAGTCCATGA
- the LOC113290246 gene encoding vacuolar protein sorting-associated protein 53 A-like isoform X1 produces MDKSGALEYINQMFPTEASLPGVEPLIQKIQSEISRVDAGILTAVRQQSNSGTKAKEDLAAATSAVQELMHKIREIKTKAEQSETVVQEICRDIKKLDFAKKHITTTITALHRLTMLVSAVEQLQVMASKRQYKEAAAQLEAVNQLCSHFEAYRDVPKINELREKFKNIKQILKSHVFSDFSSLGTGKETEEANLLQQLSDACLVVDALEPSVREELVKNFCSRELTSYRQIFEGAELAKLDKAERRYAWIKRRLRTNDEIWKIFPSSWHVAYLLCIQFCKLTRTQLEDILDNLKEKPDVGTLLLALQRTIEFEDELAEKFSGGTWNREAGNDVEDVNKGESNNQAVIDIRKKYEKKLASHQGSGSEEKDGHKDLSVPGAGFNFRGIISSCFEPHLIGYVELEEKTLMETLEKLVQDETWDTEEGSQTNILSSSMQVFLIIRRSLKRCSALTKNQTLFNLFKVFQRILRTYATKLFARLPKGGVGIVAAATGTDGQIKTSDRDERVICYIVNTAEYCHKTSGELAENVAKIIDSQYADKVDMSDVQGEFSTVITRALLTLVQGLETKFDAEMAAMTRVPWGTLESVGDQSEYVNSINLILNSSIPVLGSLLTPIYFQFFLDKLAASLGPRFYLNIYKCKHISETGAQQMLLDTQAVKTILLDIPSLGRTQTTSASSYSKFVSREMSKAEALLKVILSPVDSVSDTYRALLPEGTPSEFQRILELKGLKKADQQSILDDFNKNRSGVTQPSVVVQSVVPAAPTSPAVVAAAAAAAGNAISTMGIASREDVLTRAAALGRGAATTGFKRFIALTEAAKDRKDGPFRKLFSP; encoded by the exons ATGGATAAGTCAGGTGCACTGGAGTACATCAACCAGATGTTCCCTACAG AAGCATCTTTACCTGGAGTGGAGCCACTTATTCAAAAGATTCAGAGTGAGATTAGTCGTGTTGATGCAGGGATACTGACTGCagttcgccaacag AGCAATTCTGGTACTAAAGCCAAAGAAGATCTTGCTGCAGCTACAAGTGCTGTTCAG GAACTCATGCATAAGATCCGAGAAATAAAAACCAAGGCCGAGCAAAGTGAAACCGTGGTTCAAGAAATTTGTCGTGACATCAAAAAGCTGGATTTTGCAAAGAAGCACATAACAACTACAATCACTGCTCTTCATCGACTTACAATGCTCG TCTCAGCTGTTGAGCAGCTTCAAGTAATGGCTTCAAAGCGGCAATACAAGGAAGCAGCGGCTCAGTTGGAG GCGGTAAACCAGTTATGCAGTCATTTTGAGGCCTATAGAGATGTTCCGAAGATTAATGAGCTTAGAGAAAAGTTCAAAAACATCAAACAAATACTCAAATCTCATGTATTCTCGGATTTCTCAAG CTTAGGTACAGGGAAAGAGACAGAGGAAGCCAATTTATTGCAACAATTATCTGATGCTTGCTTAGTTGTTGATGCTTTGGAGCCTTCTGTAAGGGAAGAATTGGTGAAAAACTTTTGCAGTAGGGAGCTTACTTCATACCGTCAGATCTTTGAAGGAGCTG AATTAGCCAAGTTGGATAAAGCTGAACGGAGATATGCATGGATCAAACGGCGTTTGCGAACAAATGACGAAATTTGGAAGatctttccttcttcttggcaTGTTGCGTACTTGCTTTGTATCCAGTTTTGTAAATTGACAAG AACACAACTTGAGGACATACTCGATAATCTCAAAGAAAAGCCCGATGTTGGAACTCTGTTGTTG GCATTACAAAGGACGATTGAGTTTGAGGATGAGTTGGCTGAAAAATTCAGTGGAGGCACTTGGAATAGGGAAGCTGGGAATGATGTTGAGGATGTAAATAAAGGAGAGAGTAATAACCAAGCTGTAATAGACATTCGAAAGAAGTACGAAAAGAAGCTTGCTTCACATCAAGGGAGTGGTTCAGAG GAAAAGGATGGCCATAAAGACTTATCGGTTCCTGGAGCTGGA TTCAACTTCCGAGGGATTATCTCATCTTGCTTTGAACCTCACCTGATTGGATATGTCGAACTGGAGGAGAAAACACTAATGGAGACCCTGGAAAAACTTGTTCAG GATGAAACTTGGGATACGGAGGAGGGAAGTCAGACAAACATTTTATCAAGTAGCATGCAG GTGTTTCTGATAATCAGGAGAAGCTTGAAAAGATGCAGTGCATTGACGAAGAACCAAACGTTGTTTAATCTGTTTAAG GTGTTCCAAAGGATTCTTAGAACATATGCCACTAAACTTTTCGCAAGATTACCAAAAGGTGGAGTGGGGATAGTGGCAGCCGCTACTGGTACTGATGGGCAGATCAAG ACTTCTGACAGGGATGAAAGGGTGATTTGCTATATAGTGAATACTGCAGAATATTGCCATAAAACG TCTGGTGAACTAGCTGAAAACGTGGCAAAAATCATTGATTCTCAGTATGCAGATAAGGTGGATATGTCGGATGTGCAG GGTGAATTCTCAACAGTAATAACTAGAGCGTTGCTGACGTTAGTGCAAGGTTTAGAAACCAAATTTGATGCTGAAATGGCTGCGATGACACGTGTTCCATGGGGTACACTTGAAAGTGTTGGTGACCAATCAGA GTATGTCAATAGCATAAATTTGATTCTTAATAGCAGCATTCCTGTGCTCGGAAGTTTGTTAACTCCCATTTACTTCCAGTTTTTCTTAGACAAG CTTGCAGCTTCTTTGGGTCCACGCTTCTACCTCAACATTTACAAGTGCAAACACATATCGGAGACCGGAGCACAACAG ATGCTGCTGGATACTCAGGCTGTAAAGACAATCCTTTTGGATATTCCTTCTTTGGGAAGAACT CAGACAACAAGTGCCTCTAGCTACTCAAAATTCGTTAGTCGTGAGATGAGCAAAGCTGAAGCACTGTTGAAG GTTATTCTATCTCCTGTTGATTCTGTCAGCGATACTTACAGAGCTCTGCTTCCAGAGGGAACACCTTCAGAATTTCAAAGAATTCTCGAGCTTAAG GGCCTGAAGAAAGCAGATCAGCAAAGTATACTGGACGACTTCAATAAGAACAGATCCGGGGTTACCCAACCATCGGTTGTTGTTCAGTCAGTTGTGCCGGCAGCACCGACatcccctgctgttgttgctgcagcagcagcagcagctggtaATGCAATCTCAACCATGGGTATTGCTTCTCGTGAGGATGTGTTAACTCGAGCAGCTGCACTTGGAAGAGGTGCTGCAACAACTGGTTTCAAAAGATTCATTGCCCTAACAGAGGCAGCCAAGGATAGGAAAGATGGGCCTTTCCGCAAGCTTTTTAGTCCATGA